One part of the Sesamum indicum cultivar Zhongzhi No. 13 linkage group LG14, S_indicum_v1.0, whole genome shotgun sequence genome encodes these proteins:
- the LOC105176516 gene encoding elongation factor 2-like, which produces MVKFTADELRKIMDYKHNIRNMSVIAHVDHGKSTLTDSLVAAAGIIAQEVAGDVRMTDTRADEAERGITIKSTGISLYYEMSDESLKNYKGERQGNEYLINLIDSPGHVDFSSEVTAALRITDGALVVVDCVEGVCVQTETVLRQALGERIRPVLTVNKMDRCFLELQVDGEEAYQTFQRVIENANVIMATYEDPLLGDVQVYPEKGTVAFSAGLHGWAFTLTNFAKMYASKFGVDESKMMERLWGENFFDPATKKWTSKNTGSPTCKRGFVQFCYEPIKQIINTCMNDQKDKLWPMLQKLGVTMKSEEKDLMGKALMKRVMQTWLPASSALLEMMIFHLPSPATAQKYRVENLYEGPLDDAYSNAIRNCDPEGPLMLYVSKMIPASDKGRFFAFGRVFSGKVSTGLKVRIMGPNYVPGEKKDLYVKSVQRTVIWMGKKQETVEDVPCGNTVAMVGLDQFITKNATLTNEKEVDAHPIRAMKFSVSPVVRVAVQCKVASDLPKLVEGLKRLAKSDPMVVCTIEESGEHIVAGAGELHLEICLKDLQEDFMGGAEIIKSDPVVSFRETVLERSCRTVMSKSPNKHNRLYMEARPLEEGLAEAIDDGRIGPRDDPKVRSKILSEEFGWDKELAKKIWCFGPETTGPNMVVDMCKGVQYLNEIKDSVVAGFQWASKEGPLAEENMRGVCFEVCDVVLHADAIHRGGGQVIPTARRVVYASHLTAKPRLLEPVYLVEIQAPEQALGGIYSVLNQKRGHVFEEMQRPGTPLYNIKAYLPVIESFGFSSTLRAATSGQAFPQCVFDHWDMMSSDPLEAGSQAATLVAEIRKRKGLKEQITPLSEYEDKL; this is translated from the exons ATG GTGAAGTTCACAGCAGATGAGCTCCGTAAGATTATGGACTACAAGCATAACATTCGTAACATGTCTGTTATTGCTCATGTTGATCACG GGAAGTCCACTCTTACTGATTCCCttgttgctgctgctggtATTATCGCTCAAGAAGTTGCTGGTGATGTTAGAATGACAGATACCCGTGCAGATGAAGCCGAACGAGGCATTACTATCAAGTCTACTGGTATCTCATTGTATTATGAAATGAGTGATGAATCTTTGAAGAACTACAAGGGAGAGAGACAAGGCAATGAGTACCTCATCAATCTTATCGATTCACCTGGGCACGTTGATTTCTCTTCTGAAGTGACGGCTGCTCTTCGAATCACTGATGGTGCTCTTGTTGTGGTGGATTGTGTTGAAGGGGTGTGTGTCCAAACAGAGACTGTCCTCCGACAGGCTCTTGGTGAAAGAATTCGGCCTGTCTTGACGGTTAACAAGATGGACAGGTGCTTCCTTGAGCTCCAGGTTGATGGGGAGGAGGCATACCAAACATTCCAGAGGGTCATTGAGAATGCAAATGTGATTATGGCCACATATGAAGATCCCCTCCTTGGCGATGTCCAGGTTTATCCTGAGAAGGGTACTGTTGCTTTCTCTGCTGGTTTGCATGGATGGGCATTTACTCTAACAAACTTTGCCAAGATGTATGCCTCCAAATTTGGTGTTGATGAATCTAAGATGATGGAAAGGCTCTGgggagagaatttttttgatcCCGCCACTAAGAAGTGGACTAGCAAGAATACTGGATCTCCTACATGCAAACGTGGTTTTGTTCAGTTCTGTTATGAGCCAATCAAGCAGATTATCAATACATGCATGAATGATCAGAAAGACAAGTTATGGCCAATGTTGCAGAAGCTTGGAGTTACAATGAAGTCTGAGGAGAAGGATTTGATGGGGAAAGCTTTGATGAAACGTGTGATGCAGACATGGCTTCCTGCTAGTAGTGCCCTCTTGGAAATGATGATCTTCCATCTTCCATCTCCCGCAACGGCACAAAAGTACCGTGTGGAGAACTTGTATGAAGGACCTCTTGACGATGCTTATTCTAATGCTATCAGGAACTGTGATCCTGAAGGACCTCTCATGCTTTATGTGTCCAAGATGATTCCAGCCTCTGACAAGGGTAGGTTCTTTGCTTTTGGTCGTGTGTTCTCAGGCAAGGTCTCAACTGGTTTGAAGGTCAGAATAATGGGTCCTAACTATGTCCCTGGAGAGAAGAAGGACTTGTATGTCAAGAGTGTGCAGAGAACTGTCATTTGGATGGGCAAGAAGCAGGAAACTGTTGAAGATGTACCCTGTGGTAACACAGTCGCAATGGTTGGTCTGGATCAGTTTATCACCAAAAATGCTACTCTGACTAATGAGAAGGAAGTGGATGCCCATCCAATTCGAGCAATGAAGTTCTCTGTCTCCCCCGTTGTGCGTGTTGCTGTACAGTGCAAGGTTGCGTCTGACCTGCCGAAGCTTGTTGAAGGGTTAAAGCGTTTGGCCAAGTCTGATCCTATGGTTGTTTGTACTATTGAAGAATCTGGCGAGCATATTGTTGCTGGTGCTGGAGAACTTCACCTTGAGATTTGCTTGAAAGACTTGCAGGAAGATTTCATGGGTGGTgcagaaattataaaatctgatCCAGTGGTTTCTTTCCGAGAGACAGTTCTTGAGAGGTCTTGTCGTACTGTTATGAGCAAATCACCTAACAAGCACAATCGTCTATACATGGAAGCTAGACCATTGGAAGAGGGACTTGCTGAGGCCATTGATGATGGACGCATTGGTCCAAGGGATGATCCTAAGGTCCGCTCAAAGATCTTGTCGGAGGAGTTTGGTTGGGACAAGGAGCTGGCGAAGAAGATTTGGTGCTTTGGTCCTGAAACCACTGGTCCAAATATGGTTGTTGATATGTGTAAGGGAGTGCAGTACCTTAATGAAATTAAGGACTCTGTTGTTGCTGGTTTCCAGTGGGCTTCCAAGGAAGGCCCCTTGGCTGAAGAAAACATGAGAGGCGTTTGCTTTGAAGTTTGTGATGTTGTTCTTCATGCTGATGCCATTCACAGGGGTGGTGGTCAAGTTATTCCTACTGCCAGGAGGGTGGTTTACGCCTCCCATCTTACAGCGAAGCCTCGCCTTTTGGAACCCGTCTACCTGGTGGAAATCCAAGCACCAGAGCAAGCTCTTGGTGGTATTTACAGTGTCTTGAACCAGAAACGTGGACATGTGTTTGAGGAAATGCAGAGACCTGGAACTCCTCTGTACAATATCAAGGCTTACTTGCCGGTTATTGAGTCATTTGGATTCTCAAGTACTTTGAGAGCTGCAACATCCGGTCAGGCCTTCCCCCAGTGTGTATTTGACCATTGGGATATGATGTCATCAGATCCTTTGGAAGCAGGATCTCAGGCAGCTACACTCGTGGCCGAAATTCGTAAGAGGAAGGGCTTGAAGGAGCAGATAACACCACTCTCTGAGTACGAAGATAAGCTGTGA
- the LOC105176517 gene encoding elongation factor 2-like produces MVKFTADELRKIMDYKHNIRNMSVIAHVDHGKSTLTDSLVAAAGIIAQEVAGDVRMTDTRADEAERGITIKSTGISLYYEMSDESLKNYKGERQGNEYLINLIDSPGHVDFSSEVTAALRITDGALVVVDCVEGVCVQTETVLRQALGERIRPVLTVNKMDRCFLELQVDGEEAYQTFQRVIENANVIMATYEDPLLGDVQVYPEKGTVAFSAGLHGWAFTLTNFAKMYASKFGVDESKMMERLWGENYFDPATKKWTSKSTGTSTCKRGFVQFCYEPIKQIINTCMNDQKDKLWPMLQKLGVNMKSDEKDLMGKALMKRVMQTWLPASSALLEMMIFHLPSPGKAQKYRVENLYEGPLDDAYATAIRNCDPEGPLMLYVSKMIPASDKGRFFAFGRVFSGRVSTGLKVRIMGPNYVPGEKKDLYVKSVQRTVIWMGKKQETVEDVPCGNTVAMVGLDQFITKNATLTNEKEVDAHPIRAMKFSVSPVVRVAVQCKVASDLPKLVEGLKRLAKSDPMVVCTIEESGEHIVAGAGELHLEICLKDLQEDFMGGAEIVKSDPVVSFRETVLERSSRTVMSKSPNKHNRLYMEARPLEEGLAEAIDEGRIGPRDDPKVRSKILAEEFKWDKELAKKIWCFGPETIGPNMVVDMCKGVQYLNEIKDSVVAGFQWASKEGPLAEENMRGICFEVCDVVLHADAIHRGGGQIIPTARRVVYASQITAKPRLLEPVYLVEIQAPEQALGGIYSVLNQKRGHVFEEMQRPGTPLYNIKAYLPVIESFGFSSTLRAATSGQAFPQCVFDHWDMMSSDPLESGSQAATLVADIRKRKGLKEQMTPLSEFEDKL; encoded by the exons ATG GTGAAGTTCACAGCAGATGAGCTCCGAAAGATTATGGACTACAAACATAATATTCGAAATATGTCTGTTATTGCCCATGTTGATCATG GGAAATCGACTCTCACCGATTCTCTGGTTGCGGCTGCTGGTATTATTGCACAAGAAGTCGCTGGTGACGTTAGAATGACAGATACCCGTGCAGATGAAGCCGAACGAGGCATCACTATCAAGTCTACTGGTATCTCACTGTATTATGAAATGAGTGATGAATCTTTGAAGAACTACAAGGGAGAGCGACAAGGCAATGAGTACCTCATTAATCTTATTGATTCTCCTGGGCACGTTGATTTCTCTTCTGAAGTGACGGCTGCTCTTCGCATCACGGATGGTGCTCTTGTTGTGGTGGACTGTGTTGAAGGGGTGTGTGTCCAAACAGAGACTGTCCTCCGACAGGCTCTTGGTGAAAGAATTCGGCCTGTCTTGACAGTTAACAAGATGGACAGGTGCTTCCTTGAGCTCCAGGTTGATGGAGAGGAGGCTTACCAAACTTTCCAGAGGGTCATTGAGAATGCAAATGTGATTATGGCCACATATGAAGATCCCCTCCTTGGGGATGTCCAGGTTTATCCTGAGAAGGGTACTGTTGCTTTCTCTGCTGGTTTGCATGGGTGGGCATTTACTCTAACAAACTTTGCCAAGATGTATGCCTCCAAATTTGGTGTTGATGAGTCTAAGATGATGGAAAGGCTCTGGGGAGAGAATTATTTTGATCCCGCCACTAAGAAGTGGACTAGTAAGAGTACTGGCACTTCTACGTGCAAGCGTGGTTTTGTTCAGTTCTGTTATGAGCCTATCAAGCAGATTATCAATACTTGCATGAATGATCAGAAAGACAAGTTGTGGCCAATGCTGCAGAAGCTTGGCGTTAACATGAAGTCTGATGAGAAGGATTTGATGGGGAAGGCGTTGATGAAGCGTGTGATGCAGACCTGGCTTCCTGCTAGTAGTGCCCTCTTGGAAATGATGATCTTCCATCTTCCATCACCTGGCAAGGCTCAAAAGTACCGTGTGGAGAATCTGTATGAAGGACCCCTTGATGATGCTTATGCCACTGCTATCAGGAATTGTGATCCCGAAGGACCTCTCATGCTTTATGTGTCCAAGATGATTCCTGCCTCTGACAAGGGTAGGTTCTTTGCTTTTGGTCGTGTGTTTTCTGGTAGGGTCTCAACTGGTTTGAAGGTCAGAATCATGGGTCCTAACTATGTCCCTGGAGAGAAAAAGGACTTGTATGTCAAGAGTGTGCAGAGAACTGTTATTTGGATGGGCAAGAAGCAGGAAACTGTTGAAGATGTCCCATGTGGCAACACAGTTGCCATGGTTGGTCTGGATCAATTTATCACTAAAAATGCTACTCTGACAAATGAGAAGGAAGTGGATGCCCATCCAATTCGAGCAATGAAGTTCTCTGTCTCCCCTGTTGTGCGCGTTGCAGTACAGTGCAAGGTTGCGTCTGACCTACCAAAGCTTGTTGAAGGGTTAAAGCGTTTGGCCAAGTCCGATCCTATGGTTGTCTGTACTATTGAGGAATCAGGGGAGCATATCGTTGCTGGTGCTGGAGAACTTCATCTCGAAATTTGCTTGAAAGACTTGCAGGAAGATTTCATGGGTGGTGCTGAAATTGTAAAATCTGATCCAGTGGTTTCTTTCCGAGAGACAGTTCTTGAGAGGTCTTCTCGTACTGTTATGAGCAAATCACCTAACAAGCACAATCGTCTTTACATGGAAGCTAGACCGTTGGAAGAGGGTCTTGCTGAGGCCATTGATGAAGGACGTATTGGTCCAAGGGATGATCCTAAGGTTCGCTCAAAGATCTTAGCAGAGGAGTTTAAATGGGACAAGGAGCTGGCGAAGAAGATTTGGTGCTTTGGTCCTGAGACCATTGGTCCAAACATGGTGGTTGACATGTGTAAGGGAGTCCAATACCTTAATGAAATCAAGGATTCTGTTGTTGCTGGTTTCCAGTGGGCTTCCAAGGAAGGACCATTGGCTGAAGAAAACATGAGAGGCATTTGTTTTGAGGTCTGTGATGTTGTTCTCCATGCTGATGCTATTCACCGAGGTGGTGGTCAGATTATTCCTACTGCTAGAAGGGTTGTTTATGCATCCCAGATCACTGCCAAGCCTCGTCTTTTGGAGCCCGTGTACCTTGTGGAGATCCAGGCACCAGAGCAAGCTCTTGGTGGTATTTACAGTGTCTTGAACCAGAAGCGTGGTCATGTGTTTGAAGAGATGCAAAGGCCTGGAACCCCTCTGTACAATATCAAGGCTTACTTGCCGGTTATAGAGTCATTTGGGTTCTCAAGCACCTTGAGAGCTGCTACCTCTGGTCAGGCATTCCCTCAGTGCGTGTTTGACCACTGGGACATGATGTCGTCTGATCCACTGGAATCAGGATCTCAGGCAGCTACTCTTGTTGCTGATATTCGAAAGAGGAAAGGTCTGAAAGAGCAGATGACACCTCTCTCTGAGTTCGAGGATAAGCTTTGA
- the LOC105176520 gene encoding DNA polymerase zeta processivity subunit isoform X2, with protein MDRKDLRTPQGEIARILVEFLEVAITSVIFLKGIYPNGAFERRRYMNVVVHKARHPQLNEYIHTAVVALLPFINKVEGANLEFSLRSFLIKLPVSEPLTKVLPRNCRWEIMAYFRSLPEASTSKDAEMWIPTDTKQWQQPPTIIPIKSMSSEPLGLQLYLEHPSLSEPKNEEK; from the exons ATGGATCGCAAAGACCTTCGAACTCCACAAG GCGAAATCGCTCGGATTCTCGTAGAGTTCCTGGAGGTTGCCATCACTTCGGTCATTTTCCTCAAGGGAATCTACCCAAATG GAGCTTTTGAGAGGCGGCGATACATGAATGTAGTGGTTCATAAAGCTAGACACCCTCAGCTGAATGAATATATTCATACTGCTGTTGTTGCGCTCCTACCTTTCATCAACAAG GTGGAAGGAGCTAACCTGGAGTTCTCTCTTAGGTCCTTCTTGATTAAACTGCCTGTATCAGAACCTCTGACGAAGGTTCTTCCACGCA ATTGCAGGTGGGAAATCATGGCTTACTTCCGCTCTCTGCCTGAGGCTAGCACCAGCAAAGACGCAGAAATGTGGATCCCAACAGACACAAAGCAGTGGCAGCAACCACCAACAATAATCCCCATCAAGTCCATGAGCAGTGAACCTTTAGGTTTGCAGCTGTATCTAGAACACCCAAGTCTCTCTGAGCCGAAGAATGAG GAGAAATGA
- the LOC105176520 gene encoding DNA polymerase zeta processivity subunit isoform X1, which produces MDRKDLRTPQGEIARILVEFLEVAITSVIFLKGIYPNGAFERRRYMNVVVHKARHPQLNEYIHTAVVALLPFINKGLVDRVAVIFFDDGDVPIERFVFKLNVNQSYNSKVEGANLEFSLRSFLIKLPVSEPLTKVLPRNCRWEIMAYFRSLPEASTSKDAEMWIPTDTKQWQQPPTIIPIKSMSSEPLGLQLYLEHPSLSEPKNEEK; this is translated from the exons ATGGATCGCAAAGACCTTCGAACTCCACAAG GCGAAATCGCTCGGATTCTCGTAGAGTTCCTGGAGGTTGCCATCACTTCGGTCATTTTCCTCAAGGGAATCTACCCAAATG GAGCTTTTGAGAGGCGGCGATACATGAATGTAGTGGTTCATAAAGCTAGACACCCTCAGCTGAATGAATATATTCATACTGCTGTTGTTGCGCTCCTACCTTTCATCAACAAG GGTTTGGTTGATAGAGTTGCGGTGATTTTCTTTGATGATGGTGATGTGCCTATTGAGAGATTTGTTTTCAAGCTTAATGTGAATCAATCTTATAATTCGAAGGTGGAAGGAGCTAACCTGGAGTTCTCTCTTAGGTCCTTCTTGATTAAACTGCCTGTATCAGAACCTCTGACGAAGGTTCTTCCACGCA ATTGCAGGTGGGAAATCATGGCTTACTTCCGCTCTCTGCCTGAGGCTAGCACCAGCAAAGACGCAGAAATGTGGATCCCAACAGACACAAAGCAGTGGCAGCAACCACCAACAATAATCCCCATCAAGTCCATGAGCAGTGAACCTTTAGGTTTGCAGCTGTATCTAGAACACCCAAGTCTCTCTGAGCCGAAGAATGAG GAGAAATGA
- the LOC105176519 gene encoding porphobilinogen deaminase, chloroplastic yields METAIASASQAPCGLKTRPLCSNFTAASVSALGCSLPASKSPAFTRRGRVLVTRASVSVEEKTRTKTAVIRIGTRGSPLALAQAYETRDKLIESHPELAEEGAIQIVIIKTTGDKILSQPLADIGGKGLFTKEIDEALINSEIDIAVHSMKDVPTYLPDKTILPCNLPREDVRDAFICLTAASLAELPAGSTVGTASLRRKSQLLNRYPSLKVLENFRGNVQTRLRKLNEGVVQATLLALAGLKRLNMTENVTSVLSIDDMLPAVAQGAIGIACRSDDEKMASYLASLNHEDTRLAVSCERAFLEKLEGSCRTPIAGYARRDADGNCIFKALVASPDGTQVLETSREGPYAYDDMIKMGVDAGEELLARAGPGFFNR; encoded by the exons ATGGAAACCGCCATAGCTTCTGCAAGTCAAGCTCCTTGTGGGCTGAAAACAAGGCCCCTTTGCTCTAATTTTACTGCTGCTTCAGTTTCAGCTCTCGGTTGTTCTTTACCGGCCAGTAAGTCTCCAGCTTTTACCCGACGCGGCCGAGTTTTGGTCACCAGGGCTTCGGTTTCTGTTGAGGAGAAGACTAGGACGAAGACTGCAGTGATCAGAATCGGCACTCGGGGAAG CCCACTGGCTCTTGCCCAAGCTTATGAAACCAGAGATAAACTAATCGAATCACACCCTGAGCTAGCTGAGGAGGGGGCAAtacaaattgtaataattaaaaccACAGGTGACAAAATTTTGAGTCAACCGCTAGCAGATATAGGTGGGAAGGGCTTATTTACTAAAGAAATCGATGAAGCACTCATTAATAGTGAAATTGATATTGCTGTCCACTCAATGAAAGATGTCCCCACGTATCTTCCAGACAAGACAATTCTACCTTGCAATCTTCCACGGGAAGATGTTCGTGATGCTTTTATTTGCTTGACAGCAGCCTCCCTGGCTGAGCTTCCTGCAGGGAGCACTGTGGGCACTGCTTCACTGAGAAGAAAGTCTCAACTTCTCAACAGATACCCATCACTAAAG GTGCTTGAGAATTTTCGGGGCAATGTTCAGACAAggttaagaaaattgaatgaggGTGTTGTCCAAGCAACACTACTGGCATTAGCAGGGCTCAAACGTCTAAATATGACTGAAAATGTAACTTCTGTGCTGTCCATTGATGATATGCTTCCTGCCGTAGCTCAAGGGGCTATTGGAATTGCATGCAGAAGTGATGATGAAAAGATG GCTAGCTACTTAGCATCGTTGAATCACGAGGACACCAGATTAGCTGTTTCATGTGAGAGGGCTTTCCTGGAGAAACTTGAGGGGTCTTGTCGCACCCCAATTGCTGGATATGCACGTCGAGATGCAGATGGCAATTGTATATTCAAAGCGTTGGTAGCATCCCCTGATGGAACCCAAG TACTTGAAACCTCTCGAGAAGGTCCGTATGCTTATGATGATATGATAAAGATGGGTGTGGATGCTGGGGAGGAACTTCTCGCACGAGCTGGTCCAGGTTTCTTTAACCGATGA
- the LOC105176521 gene encoding pentatricopeptide repeat-containing protein At5g61800-like isoform X1, with protein sequence MFDPFVCNGLLMAHVKAVKDLVSTRQVFDEMPHRNLVCCWTSLISGYARLGLAEKALKLFMVMLKENLQPESDTMVTAEDMEAYRMKRWKHTG encoded by the exons ATGTTTGATCCTTTTGTTTGCAATGGTCTGCTCATGGCTCATGTCAAGGCAGTTAAGGATTTAGTTTCAACTCGTCAAgtatttgatgaaatgcctCATAGAAATTTGGTTTGTTGTTGGACTTCTTTGATTTCTGGGTATGCTAGACTGGGATTGGCTGAAAAAGCCTTGAAGCTGTTTATGGTAATGCTGAAGGAAAATCTGCAGCCTGAAAGTGATACCATG GTCACAGCTGAAGATATGGAAGCATACAGGATGAAGAGATGGAAACATACAGGATGA
- the LOC105176521 gene encoding uncharacterized protein LOC105176521 isoform X2, whose translation MPRNSLGRRRNLREKIPMKKGSIPSTSADVLGLAEKALKLFMVMLKENLQPESDTMVTAEDMEAYRMKRWKHTG comes from the exons TTGGGACGACGCCGGAATCTTAGAGAGAAGATTCCGATGAAAAAGGGGTCGATCCCGTCGACTTCGGCCGATGT ACTGGGATTGGCTGAAAAAGCCTTGAAGCTGTTTATGGTAATGCTGAAGGAAAATCTGCAGCCTGAAAGTGATACCATG GTCACAGCTGAAGATATGGAAGCATACAGGATGAAGAGATGGAAACATACAGGATGA